In Nymphaea colorata isolate Beijing-Zhang1983 chromosome 10, ASM883128v2, whole genome shotgun sequence, the genomic stretch AACTTTTTGGTACTAAAAGTGCCCGCCCTTTTCATAGTGAATTGAAAAAGAGTCGATCATAATTGATACAACATTATTGAACTCAAGAGCAATGTTGTCAAGATTTGTTTCCGAACTATACATATCATTACTTATTGACCTATATCAACCTTATTTTATTAAACAAACTTAATAAATAATCTTTGTCAATACATTATATGGTAGTCCTAACTTCTGAGTTCTTTTAGGTATGATATGTAGGAGACCCATCTGGTTACAGCATTTGTATTGAGTTGAAAATCAGAGATAAGCAATCTAAAGATCCTTGAAGTGGTTAGTACAATAGACATGGTGGATACTAGTAGTTTGTCAGTTTCTAGTGCGAATTATCAAGACATCAACCTTATGTTCTGCAAAATGGAAGATACCattatgcaagttgaagcatagcaaAGGCGATACCTCGAAACACCAAAACCAAACATGATTTCTTGAGAAAATAGGTAGAAAGGTGTGGACTTCGGCCATCTTGTTGAAACACCGAAACTAAACCTGATTGCTAGGGGAATAGGTAGAAAGGTAGGGTCCTTGAACATCTTATCTTATtagtggtaggatgaaatattcaTCCTGCTAACTAATAAATAATTACCAAAAAGATGGTTTCCCAAGAGCTGACTTGATTGCTTTGCAGTTCAAATGCAATCATGAAATCTTTTAATGGGGTATcctttttctcttatatataaGACAATTTATTCTTCATGTGCAACGAAAAGTTTCCATCTTACAAGAACATAAATGACTAGAAGTAAAAGTATGCAGGTTATTGTAAAAAAACGTACGTACTCTTTCGCATCTAAATCTTTATGTTGGAGGAGGTAAGAACAGTGTGTCCGTTCCTTTCTGTCAAACAAGCTCCACAAAGACTCTGTGAATTGGTGGCAAACGTTTGTACACTTAGAATAAGCAGGCAGAGTTAaggttttgaataattttttaatatatcatGCCCACATTGGCCCCAAATAGGCGTTAGAAAAATAATCTAAaagttttgaataattttttaatatatcatGCCTATTGGCAGTGCACATTGACCCCAAATAGGCATTAGAAAAATAATCTtaaagttttgaatttttttttaatatatcctGCCGGTCAGCGGACATGGGCCGATCCGCTTCCGATACCCGAGTACCTGACTTTTGAAGTGGGGTGTATCGGTTTACATAGTGCATCGACAAGCAACCGATACGATTTGTATCGGTTTATAGAATCCCACACACATCGGACATAGTTCGTTTTTCAATTCAAGCCGATTCGAGCAGTTGAATTCGATGGTTAGGAGCACCTTAGTTGTTCTTTTGGGTGCGCTCATGTGACGTAGACGAGTTTCAAAGTTCAAGAAACGTGATTACTTGTTACCTCCAAGCCGGACCTCAAATTGATTGGATATTTTCTTACGTCCATATATTTTTCAAGTCGTCAGAAGTCGACATCAAAATATGACTGCATGGTTGACAATAGGAACtgattgttattgtttcatgaatctgttctaaAAGTAAAAGTTACGAAAATATGTATAAGATATTATGttataatgtttcatgaatctttttGAAACTTTAAGGTAAATTCATGGAATTGTAATAACCTGTTAGTGTTGTCAAACAAGTAGGAAGTGTTTAGACAAAAGAACAATGTATAAGTATCTCATGaatctattttaaaaattagactAATTCATAGAACAATGTGTTCTAATTTTAAATGAACCTGTCCTAATCTATGAGGTAGCTTAGTGGAACATTTACATAGTGTTCTTTTGTTCAAACACTTTCATAGGACTCGTTTGGCAAATAGAAAAGTTACAAACTGTTTATGAATATGGCTCCAAGACAAACAAAGCCTTAGAGATCTATTGGCATCTGGACAAAAACTGAATTTGGGTTTGGTAAAAAATGATCCACTTATAGTTTTATGCGCAATTAACAGTTTTTTACTTGAGATATAAAACGTGGGGCTTGCGTTTGATTCGGCCCTGGCTTGTTGAACAATTCAAATTAATGATGGAAAATGTTGGTCAATGACTATTAAGCATAGAAAATGATCTCATTAATAGCAGaccccccccccacacacacacatatatatatatagagagagagagagaaattgaatggtaattttggtttttaaaatcaTCCAACCATCTAATAAGGATCATCTGATCCAACATCCAGGATGGtttagaaaaaaacaaggagaaaaaaatgaacaatgttcttgttatataatattagtttacacatttttctttttgtttttttctcaacaattCATCAATTGGATGACTGAGTGATCTAAAAAAACTTGAGTCACCattcaatcatatatatatttctcaaaacTGAAAGGTAGAGATCTAATTCTAGCATCAAAATGTAGTTTATAAATGCTTGTACTTGGCTTCGATGATGCCAAAACCCAATCAAATATCTGGTTTTAGTGCCAAAACAAGAGGTTGATCGAGGTTTAGTGTCATCCAAATGGGCCATGAGTAAGACATTGATTGCTTAGCAttgtgaagaaagggaaaatTCTAGCCGAAAGTAAGATGACTTTTTGAGCATGGGCTAGAACACATTCAGGCCGACTTTCAGGAAAGCTTATGTTGCGTGCTGCAGCTCTCATCCTTGCCTCCTCGCTCGTGGCACAAATAGTTCGCGAACTTTATGTgcaaaaaatcaaagagaaaggaAATTATGGTCGTGAAATAACTGGATATAAAGAGCATAGTTTTGACTTCGAATAAAGAGAATGAAAGCGAGAGTGGAATGTGGCAAATGCTATTGTACTTTTTCTCCAAGGATGTTGTGATAAAGCTGTAACTAGAAACATTGCATTGCTCGCATTTGAGATATGTGAGTAAAGCTGGGGGTAGGTAATCGGACAGGCTTTTGCTGGTTCGATAACTTTTTGCAATCAGGGGtgaagtcagaaatttttcatgaggagagccgaattatagtttcaaaattttggggCTAGGGCCCTTACCAGCcctcccttggctccgcccATGTCTGAATTTGGGCACGGGCTCGGGCTTCGGACATGTTGGATACGGATTTTGTATCGGGTTGGGCAGCCCTTAATTTGAGGAAATTTCAAGATAAGGGAGATGTATCAACTTATTTCAGCTTAgacattcattttctttttggtttcctgGATAGTCTTAGTCACATAAGAGTGGGTCCTGAACCGAATCTAAAGCACCGGCGTATGATTTGGGTTGGAACCGAATCTAACGACATGGAAGAGATGGATCAAGATAGAAAAGCCATATTCACAAATAAATGCTCGTTCAAATTGGATATTCGACCTCCACCAAGTTTGAGCCGATCTGAAACCTTGGTCCAAATTCGAACAAAAGAcaaactcaaaaaatttaaatgcagTTCAAATGCATTGATGGCCTTCTTGTGATGATCCAAACCCAAGAACCATAGCCGGCTTCAAGTTTAAGATCTTCATATAAATGGCTTCAATATTCTTCGTCTTTTCTGCTGTCTCCAGAGACCCACAGCGCCCGATTTCTAATGCATTTAAATTCTCACCGTTTGGTATGTTACTTATTATTACGGATACGTCACAATCACGAACAAGCCGTTGCTAAGAGCGTCTTACTTTGGTcattttacaaaacaaaaccaaagtTTCAGCTAAAATAATAAAGATACCAACcagatgaatcatgaatgattttttttctttttttattagtaACCCGGATtggtgaaaatttgtttttattttttaacgagttgtgaaaatttgatttgtttatttggGCGACACAgctaaaatcaattttttttatgaataattttaaggatttcaatcatttttacaAGATTAAGCCTTGTCAAGATTGGGTCTTCGTCAAATATATCACGTTGAGGATACTCAAGCACCCAAAAAACATGATTCTGAAagaaaaatcaggttttgaaCCGATCTTTTAGGATGTCGTAGGCTCAACTTTGGCAAAATCAAATACTTTCACAAAATCAATTCTCTTGAACCCAAACGCTATCTTTTAACGCAATCAGCCGTTTTAAGCAATCTTGCGTTTCAATTCAAGTGGCGAGACAAAAAATCGGTGgtcatattttttcaaagaaagcgTCTTAGTTtttgagagagggagggagggagggttAACCAACCCTGAAGACATGTTGGCTTGACCCGGAATTTCCTGCCCCTCGCACTCGCACCTTCCCCCAGTGGACTTGACCCAGAACAGGCCCTCGACCTAACCCTAAGCCCGCAAAGCCCTTCATCTCCGTCATCCAACGGCCAGGGTTTCTCCGTCCCTTCTCGTGTGGGCCCACCCCACCATGTAGAGAATTAGTAAGGTGGGTCCGGGGACATATCCAAGTGGGCTTGGCCACCCAGAGCAATTTATTGGGAGGGGGGGTGGGTTCGGAAAAATTAGGCCTGACAGACTGGCCTAGTTTAGGTAGGGCTAGGGGTTCGGGCCCGAGGTTTGGGACCTAACCCGTAGGGCCCACGTGCCCTGGGTTGCGTTTAGGGATCGCTCCTCAGCTCGGCCCATGGCATGTTTATCTCCTCCTCCACTCCATAGCTGGCAGGTTTGACCGACTACACCTCACCCCAGGTCACGCCATCCGTTTGGCCGCCCCCTCTTCATGCACGCGATGCGTATGTACCGGCGTTCCGGGACTACTTCATGAAAGGACTCCTTCCTCTGCCGCTGAGGTGTTGGTATTGTGCTCCTCCCGGCCCACATGGCAACTGAAATGGGTCTGGATATATCCAATTACTGACGGCTTCCCGAAAATCACcttatttattgattttgtaaatttaaaaacgATTTTAAAACACTGCAAAttgatttataaaataaaagaaaattcgACCCGTTCTACCAGCCCAGCCATAGAAGGGATTGGAAGAAAAGATTTAGGTTTGGAGCCGGGCCGTGATCCAAGACCCGGAATACGGACCTTATCTCCAAGCGGCGGCCTCGTCGTACATACTGCATACGCATCCAGAGAAGCGTAGCCGTATTAGTTTATTGGAGGCCATTGACTCACTATTCGAATCTGACCAAAAATCCCAGGGGGACCGTCGGAGTCATTCTTGGGGTGGGCCGAGGGCGTTTTCGACGTTTCGGTACGCGCGTGCCATCGCAACGAAACGACTGGCCTCCATTTATAAAATGTCCGGCTTTGGGCGCCCTCGCCCGCATTCGAAAAGGCGCCCGTGAGACGGTCGAGgcggagaaagagagagacgcaAGGACGAGGCCGCTGGAGAGTTAGGAGAGAAAAAGTTGCGTGATTCCGAAGATGCCCTCGCCGCCCCCTCCCGGCCCTGACCTCCCCCTCTCCTGCTCGTCGGCGTCCTCGtcggaagaggaggaggaggaggaagatcacgaggaggaggacgacgaCGAGGAAGGGGACGGTGTCGGAGAGGCTGagggcgacggcgacggtgaGGGCCACGTCACTCCACCTGCTGCCAAAACCCTAGGCCCTAATTCATCCCCTTCCttctcttcgtcttcctccGGCAGGGAGAACGGCTCCgcaggcggcggcggcggcggcggcaagaGGCCGCCTGCGGCGGACGGCGGGGTCGAGGGAGACGTCAAGCGTCTCCGCACGTCGTCGACGGCCGTGGTCGCGCAGGCGGTGACGCAGGCGACGCCGCTCTCGGTCGTGGTCTCCATGCCGGCGCAGGTGCAGCCGATGGACTCGGAGATGGAGAAAAAAGCGATTGTGAGCGTAGGGGAGGACTCCCGCCGGCTATTTCAGAGGCTTTGGACGGATGAGGACGAGATCGGGTTGCTTAATGGGTTCTATGAGTATTCCCGGAGGGGAAACCCTAATTTCCATGACATGACGCCATTTTACGAGCAGATGAAGGCGACTCTGCAATTCGACTTTAACAAAAACCAGCTTGTTGAGAAGCTCCGAAGGCTCAAGAAGAAGTACCGGAACGTTGTTCGCAAGCTGAGCTCCGGAAAGGACTTCGCTTTTAAGAGCGCCCACGACCAGTTAACGTTTGAGATCTCGAAGAAGATCTGGCATGCTGGCTTCGCCCCGGTGGTGGACGACGAAGAGGAGCCGGTGGTCGAGCGCAAGCCGGGGCGCGGCTCACGGAAATCTCATGCTCAGACTCATCAGCCGGCCCCTCCACCTCCGCAGCCCGTGGCCGACGGTGGGGGCACTGGAGTTGGTGGAGCAGGTGGAGGGGGTGTAGCGGGCACCGGTTCTGGAGGTAACTGCGGGATCCCGTCTGTTCACAGCGTGGTGGAGGAGACGGTACGGAGCTGCTTGTCGCCGATCTTCAAGGAGCTGATGTATTCTGCAGTAAATGGGCCATCGCACTCAGGGTTCGGACTAGGAATGAACCCGTTGCCGTTGAGTTTCGGTGGTGCGGGTGAGTTCAAGGCCGTTGGGTCGGATGAGAAGTGGCGGAAGCAGCAGATTTTGGAGTTAGAGGTTTACTTGAAGAGAATAGAGCTGGTGCAGGAACAGATCAA encodes the following:
- the LOC116263163 gene encoding probable transcription factor At3g04930, with translation MPSPPPPGPDLPLSCSSASSSEEEEEEEDHEEEDDDEEGDGVGEAEGDGDGEGHVTPPAAKTLGPNSSPSFSSSSSGRENGSAGGGGGGGKRPPAADGGVEGDVKRLRTSSTAVVAQAVTQATPLSVVVSMPAQVQPMDSEMEKKAIVSVGEDSRRLFQRLWTDEDEIGLLNGFYEYSRRGNPNFHDMTPFYEQMKATLQFDFNKNQLVEKLRRLKKKYRNVVRKLSSGKDFAFKSAHDQLTFEISKKIWHAGFAPVVDDEEEPVVERKPGRGSRKSHAQTHQPAPPPPQPVADGGGTGVGGAGGGGVAGTGSGGNCGIPSVHSVVEETVRSCLSPIFKELMYSAVNGPSHSGFGLGMNPLPLSFGGAGEFKAVGSDEKWRKQQILELEVYLKRIELVQEQIKLTLQELKSLGT